A genomic stretch from Hemicordylus capensis ecotype Gifberg chromosome 1, rHemCap1.1.pri, whole genome shotgun sequence includes:
- the LRRTM2 gene encoding leucine-rich repeat transmembrane neuronal protein 2 produces MGLHFKWPLGAPMLAAVYAMSIVFKMLPALGTACPPKCRCEKLLFYCDSQGFHSVPNTTDKGCLGLSLRHNFIMELEGDQFASFSQLTWLHLDHNQIDTIREDGFQGLYKLKELILNSNKISYLPNTTFSQLINLQHLDLSFNQLSALHPELFYGLRKLQTLSLRSNSLRTIPVRLFSDCRSLDFLDLSTNRLRSLARNGFAGLIKLRELHLEHNQLTKINFAHFLRLSNLHMLFLQGNKISNLTCGMEWTWGTLEKLDLSGNEIKAIDMTVFETMPNLKVLLMDNNKLTTLESKVLYSLTTLTTVGLSSNPWECSPKICALATWLSGFQGRWEHSILCHSPNHTQGEDILDAVYGFQLCWNLSTVLTSIATSYRAPTTEYTKRISSSNFHVGDKEISTTTGIAITTEEQLPEPNNAIFTQQVITGTMALLFSFFFIIFVVFISRKCCPPTLRKIRQCSMIQSHRQLRSQTRLHMSNMSDQGPYNEYEPTHEGPFIIINGYGQCKCQQLPYKECEV; encoded by the exons ATGG GCTTACATTTCAAGTGGCCATTAGGGGCTCCTATGCTGGCAGCAGTATATGCAATgagtattgtttttaaaatgctgcctgcCTTGGGCACGGCTTGTCCGCCAAAATGCCGTTGTGAGAAGCTGCTCTTTTACTGTGACTCTCAGGGGTTTCACTCAGTGCCAAACACCACTGACAAGGGCTGTCTAGGTTTGTCATTGAGGCACAATTTTATTATGGAACTTGAAGGGGATCAGTTTGCAAGCTTCAGTCAACTCACTTGGCTTCATTTAGACCATAATCAAATTGATACAATAAGAGAAGATGGTTTTCAAGGACTCTATAAACTCAAggaattaattttaaattcaAACAAAATATCTTATTTGCCAAACACAACTTTTAGCCAACTGATTAACCTGCAACATTTGGACCTCTCTTTCAATCAATTGTCTGCTTTGCATCCTGAATTGTTCTATGGCCTTCGTAAACTGCAAACCTTGAGTTTACGTTCCAATTCTCTGAGGACTATCCCAGTCCGTCTATTTTCAGACTGTCGTAGTTTGGATTTTTTGGATTTGAGCACAAATCGCTTGCGAAGTTTGGCACGCAATGGATTTGCAGGATTAATCAAACTGAGGGAGCTTCACCTAGAGCACAACCAGCTGACAAAGATTAACTTTGCTCATTTCCTACGGCTAAGCAATCTGCACATGCTCTTCTTGCAGGGGAATAAAATTAGCAACTTAACATGCGGGATGGAATGGACCTGGGGCACGTTAGAAAAGCTAGATTTGTCTGGAAATGAGATCAAAGCCATTGATATGACAGTTTTTGAAACCATGCCTAATCTTAAAGTACTCCTAATGGATAACAACAAGCTAACCACTCTGGAGTCCAAGGTTTTATACTCACTTACAACCCTAACTACAGTGGGCCTCTCCAGCAATCCCTGGGAATGCAGTCCCAAAATATGTGCATTAGCCACATGGCTGAGTGGCTTCCAAGGTCGGTGGGAGCACTCCATACTTTGTCATAGCCCAAACCACACCCAGGGAGAGGATATTCTAGATGCAGTTTATGGTTTTCAGCTTTGCTGGAATTTATCAACTGTTCTTACATCCATTGCTACAAGTTACAGAGCTCCAACaacagaatacacaaaaagaatAAGCTCCTCCAATTTCCATGTGGGAGACAAGGAAATTTCAACAACTACAGGCATAGCCATTACCACAGAAGAACAGTTGCCTGAACCAAACAATGCCATCTTCACCCAGCAGGTAATTACAGGAACAATGGctttattattttctttcttctttatcATTTTTGTAGTGTTCATCTCCAGGAAGTGCTGCCCTCCCACATTAAGAAAAATTAGGCAGTGCTCTATGATACAAAGCCACAGGCAACTACGATCTCAAACACGGCTACATATGTCAAACATGTCAGACCAAGGACCATATAATGAATATGAACCCACCCATGAAGGACCCTTCATCATCATTAATGGTTATGGACAATGCAAGTGTCAGCAGCTACCATATAAAGAATGTGAAGTGTAA